The genomic window TGATCCGACAATGAAGGAACCGACCCCGGTGGTCGGACAGGAGCTCGAGGTGCAACCAGGAGTCGGGATGGACCTCCTTTTTGACCCGCTTCTCTTTCGGCGCTGCGCCGTCCTCATCTCGTCTCCCTGCGGCCACGCGGACAGGAATGCGGGTGTGTCCCAACACTCCCAGGACCCGAGGGACGCCGTGCCGCTCTGGCCCGGGGCCGGACAGCGGGACAAGGCCGTCTGAACCTGGAGAATGGAAAGGGGATATTCTGAACTCCTCCCCTCAAACCAACACGCGCGGGGCGTCGATTAGGCTCCACCCACCCGCGGGCCACCTGATCAGCGCCTCCTCCAGCGTGTTGACGCGCTcgcagaaggagaagaagatcCTGTGGATGTTCCCCTTCTCCAGGCGGAAGCGCTGGGACACGGCGCGGTAGCTGAGGCGCTCCGTGAGCAGGGCGAGGGACAGCTGGACCGTGtgggacagggacagacaagCCCGTCCCGCCACCCGAGTCCTGGACTTGGAGCGCTGGAGCAGGTCCGTGATGTGCTGATGAGCGAAATGAAGGAGTTACCCCCTCAGAGCGAGAACTCACACTGTATGctcgtttccatgacaacggGGGGGccttctaaccccccccccccctgcggtgAATGGGGCgtttcattcagaaaaaaaacaggccgGAAACGTTATTTTAATACATGTCGCGTTCGACCTGTGAACTTATTTTATGGACAGCGACGCGCATACGTGACGTCACCGGTACCTGGACTGCAGCGCCGGCTCCGGTCGGctgcggctcctcctcctcctcctcctccgggagGCTGAACCGGGGAACCGGCCGAGCCTCGACTGCAGCCACCAGGCCGGCCTCCAGCACCCCCTCCACCGCCTGGTCCAGCCGCTGCTCCAGCTCGGCCCCGGACAGCGGCTGCCACTCCCGCTCCAGCAAGTCCAGCACGGCTCTGCCCGCCGACGCGACGAACCCACCGGCGGCCATCGGGCGCCGAAGACGGGAGAGTTCACCGGATGTTTACGCAAACGTGGACGTGTCAACGATCATCGCTCCTCCGTCACGAGCGCCAAAAGCAGCAGGAAACAAAGGAATTAGTTCCAGCGCGTAAAGGACGGCGACATTTTAATCCTACTACGGCGAGGGAGGGACCCGCCAGGGACCCGCCCGTCTGACTGGCTAATATTTGGTGACGTGTATGTGTGACGATTGGCCGGGGTTCCAACAGCAAGCCAATCACAAGCAGAGTAGGCCTGGGGCGCAGCGTCACCATAGTAGGACTTACGACGCAGTCATACTACAGGAACGGCGTAGCTAGTAAAACGGAAGCTAACCCGTGAGCACTTAGCAAAACTATTAGCGTCTGTTTATCGACCCGTTCTACGTCACTATAAAAGCTTGTTtaaaaatatgcaaaaaaaattatatatatatatatagagatatATAAATAAGTTTAAAGGGGCTAACACCAAAGCATAGAAAATCACCAGTGCACCGAGATGAAAAagttgttttaatgttaaatcaATTACAAGTGATATAATTATGTGACAGTTTTTACAGCTTCTATTCGCAAGTCTGGTAATGCCAATAATTCTGGTCAACACGGCGAGGCTGAGTCGTTTTAATTTACTTTCCCCAGATGAAACACTTCATagattgtctttgtgttttctagtTCACGTTTAATTTTAGGAAAACAACGCGTGAACACATTACAGCCACCCATGACGTTGTGGAAAGGTGGTCAGCCCTCAAATGTGTTaaggtttaaaataaaatataaaagccaTTCTTTTGTGATTTGCTACTGTGCCGGACCTTCGTCACATTTCCGACCGGTTCACTTCAGTGTTCCGTGTAGAACCACAACCCGtccacttcagcttcagccACGAGGCGCGCCGCCGGCGCACAAATTCAGTTTCAGAGTCATACTGTTCAAAGGTTTTTGAAACACAGACGGCAAACTTAGAAATTCACAAACTCCGAGCTATTGTGGCGACACATACCCAAGTCAGAGACCAGAAACACGTTAATCCTAGGaatattttaataaagaaacacacaaatataattgCCTTAAAATGTCACACCTCACCAACTCCCACGTTTAAGccagcagaaataaaaaaaaacaaggaaggCAGCGGTGACCTAACCCCAGTCATACACGAGGATTAATTAAATACAAGGTACGATTCTTTATTTCCAGCCTTCCTGTGGATGACTGACAGTGTCGTGACGATCCGTCAGGTGTCTCTGAAGGGTCTCGAGTGAAATTATCAATCTGTCTCGCATGCGTTCGCCAATTCAGGACAAATCCACCACTTTGAAGCCGCGCCCTCCATTTTACAACCAGGACAATCCGTATTTATAATTGTTTGCGTCCcgctgaagacccccccccccccccccccccccggtgcgtCTAACCTCCGGCCCCCTTTTTGTccctctcgcccccccccccccttttcctcaCTGTACAGCCTGTTCGTTGGCTGTGCTGCCCGAGTCCTGGGGCTTCATGACATCAGGGAGCTCTGGGGGGGTGGAGAAAGACTCGATCCTCAGCTGCTCGAATGAATCATCTGAGAGGacgaccgagagagagagagagagagagacacagacgcGTTACACAAGCTAATCCCATCAGAGCAGGACTTTCCCAAGGAAAACGACCCGAAGCCGACGGCTGATGGGGTGTCGCTCCGACTACTCACCACCCAGGCGGAAGGCTAACCCCACCGTGGCTGGAGCCTGAGGTCGGGCCGTCTGGTTGGTGAAGCCGCAGTTTCCCAGAGTCTGACTGTCGTTAAGCATCACATCGTCCTGGCGGGGGACATTCGGAGAAGACCAAAGTTTAGAAATGGCTTTCTGGACTCATTAACGCCACGCCACTCCTGCTCATCCATATATGGGCGTGTATCACAGCCCcgccaggggtcgccacagtaaaCCAACCTGACAGACTCATCATAACACGGAAATGAGAGACGGGTAACTACCGGCGTGAACGCCACAGACACATTGCAGATTAAAACAGAGGTTTCCATGACGACATGGAGCAGCCATCGGAGCCTATTCCACCTTGTAGAGCCTCTGGTCTTCGGGCGGCCTCTTTAAAATGCCTTCCACGATGCGTTTCAGCTCGTAGACTGAGGTCGACTCTTTGGCATCCGTGAAGATGGTCGTCTTGTGACGCCGAATCATTAGAAACACATCCTGGCGACAGAAAGGGGGGGTTCAAGAAGACCGACATCAGAAACGCTTCATTGTTGGGTCAGTCATTCTTGTAAAGCTCTGCAGGCGCATAGAAAAGTTCGATTTTTATGCTTTAATCAGATTAGCTGAAGTTAGATATGGAACACGTAAAACAAGCAGTTATTCACTTCTAAACTACAACCTCCTATTGAAGAATGGGAGGTTGTTGAATCCAGCTAGggttttagcattagcatcatgGAGGTGCTTCTCCACCCCATTAGCCAGCATGAACATCCGCCAGACGCCGCAGCGGCTCTGGGGAGTTCATCAACGGTCATTCTTTACTTTGCCATTCGAGGTTGAGCCGGAACAAATATACAGTTGTAGTTTAAATACAACACAAGCTTTTGGATGTACATTATAACGCTTTAAATTAAGCTGACGTCGGCGTTAAAGACCCACAGCTACCAACTAGCTAGCGTCACGAACTACCCAAGTACCCGTTTAGCCAACCATTAGCTGGTAGCAGATGTAGCTTCCCCTGTAGACAAACTAGAGACACCGCGTAACAAAACACGCCTTGAGTTCGAACCTGACGTTGTTGTACTGAACATTTGAGGCCAGTCACGTTTCTTCTATCGCCATTGTTCGAT from Brachionichthys hirsutus isolate HB-005 chromosome 16, CSIRO-AGI_Bhir_v1, whole genome shotgun sequence includes these protein-coding regions:
- the LOC137905677 gene encoding uncharacterized protein isoform X2, whose translation is MAAGGFVASAGRAVLDLLEREWQPLSGAELEQRLDQAVEGVLEAGLVAAVEARPVPRFSLPEEEEEEEPQPTGAGAAVQHITDLLQRSKSRTRVAGRACLSLSHTVQLSLALLTERLSYRAVSQRFRLEKGNIHRIFFSFCERVNTLEEALIRWPAGSDGLVPLSGPGPERHGVPRVLGVLGHTRIPVRVAAGRRDEDGAAPKEKRVKKEVHPDSWLHLELLSDHRGRFLHCRISRGSDTDRGGALRDRLRQRPELMAPDSCIVARSGYPLSAQILTPYSGALGPREELFNRTLEEHFQVLDQAFADLRATFQRLRYLDIGNHHRARAVALTACALHNVFLDLGQVVEGEVEPGGATSEEEEEEEEEEGEEGEDEEGLHRRDAVSALLFNT
- the LOC137905677 gene encoding uncharacterized protein isoform X1, whose amino-acid sequence is MAAGGFVASAGRAVLDLLEREWQPLSGAELEQRLDQAVEGVLEAGLVAAVEARPVPRFSLPEEEEEEEPQPTGAGAAVQHITDLLQRSKSRTRVAGRACLSLSHTVQLSLALLTERLSYRAVSQRFRLEKGNIHRIFFSFCERVNTLEEALIRWPAGEEFRISPFHSPGSDGLVPLSGPGPERHGVPRVLGVLGHTRIPVRVAAGRRDEDGAAPKEKRVKKEVHPDSWLHLELLSDHRGRFLHCRISRGSDTDRGGALRDRLRQRPELMAPDSCIVARSGYPLSAQILTPYSGALGPREELFNRTLEEHFQVLDQAFADLRATFQRLRYLDIGNHHRARAVALTACALHNVFLDLGQVVEGEVEPGGATSEEEEEEEEEEGEEGEDEEGLHRRDAVSALLFNT
- the elob gene encoding elongin-B, whose translation is MDVFLMIRRHKTTIFTDAKESTSVYELKRIVEGILKRPPEDQRLYKDDVMLNDSQTLGNCGFTNQTARPQAPATVGLAFRLGDDSFEQLRIESFSTPPELPDVMKPQDSGSTANEQAVQ